The following coding sequences are from one Terrimicrobium sacchariphilum window:
- a CDS encoding alpha-mannosidase: protein MIIGTQLVKKVRRMVDTYAHLIFEQMRVLPVQALETREHLRSVPDAQAGWREVEPGFLWGKAWESAWFRSSLHIDDSLAGETLYLRACTGALETLLWVNGEPRGIYNHPVEAAALGGHHTLLLTAPREMGATVEIALESYAGHPIPGTQPFALENKRRQGIKEPTFQRTYESLTVMKRRDKVKDFVFDLLALCQLWERLPEESFRRGAVARGLAAIFDLAPQFPDEQAVGDWLPALSQARETMRPLLEARNGSSAPSAALIGHSHMDTAWLWPIDETIRKCARTYSNALSLMEQYPEYSFIQSTPLHAEWMRQYYPAIFEKIVQRVAEGRWEPNGGMWIECDCNLTGGESMIRQFLKGQAFTRQHFNYRADTFWLPDTFGYSAAIPQILHGCGIRYFLTTKLTWNESNTFPYDTFWWHGLDGSRVLTHFNDIHCWPDPATLINKIEGGGPKDFRSVENYVLHKDVNDRRLISYGFGDGGGGPQFEMIEMARRCVDLEGCPKAGHTTVSQFMTELEATSRNVPAYHGELYFEGHRGSLTQMAAIKRSNRKAELALRDAEFLATLAGLRALPSPRQEIAALYDTLLINQFHDILPGTSIPEVHTRAIRELTEVVAGAESVCTTLLGHPEGDAVTVWNTLSWERSGVLTLPDPGQGLIPADGSLRCQRVTDLQNRPLLLVEGWSVPALSGSTLSLTPGVSTSGSAFRWTSPILETPLLRVEFDEAGFLRSLRDRKADREISAHGLALNTFLCGEDVPESWDNWNIDADQRRKMAPQRELISRAVVADGMLQFRLRSTYRIGKQSTLRQDVIFFADSTRIEFETEVDWQERHQLLKVAFPVNIVASSARHEIQFGHIERTTRPRNSYEQAMFEVCNHKWSDVSESRYGVALLNDGKYGVSVEGAEIRLTLLKSGCLPDPRADHGLHRFTYALVPHAGGFRADSVVRPAYELNVPLRIGGAADVSAGPLLEVEDSNIIVEAVKPAEDGNGFIVRLYECERASGQTAIRFSRQPAEVLRTNMLEEAIGTLSSENCLIALPYRAFEIITLRVLMHQQATSVSD from the coding sequence ATGATCATCGGAACGCAGCTCGTCAAAAAAGTCCGCCGCATGGTGGATACCTATGCGCATCTGATCTTTGAACAGATGCGCGTGCTGCCGGTGCAGGCGCTGGAAACCCGGGAGCACCTGCGCAGCGTGCCCGATGCCCAGGCGGGATGGCGGGAGGTCGAGCCGGGCTTCCTCTGGGGAAAAGCCTGGGAGTCCGCATGGTTCCGCAGCAGCCTGCACATCGACGACTCGCTCGCCGGTGAAACTCTCTACCTCCGCGCGTGCACGGGTGCGCTCGAAACCCTCCTGTGGGTCAACGGCGAACCGCGGGGCATCTACAATCACCCGGTCGAGGCCGCCGCGCTCGGAGGGCATCACACCCTGCTGCTGACTGCTCCGCGAGAGATGGGCGCGACGGTCGAGATCGCCCTGGAGAGCTACGCCGGACATCCGATCCCCGGCACGCAGCCCTTTGCCCTGGAGAACAAACGCCGCCAGGGGATCAAGGAACCGACCTTCCAGCGGACCTATGAATCCCTCACTGTGATGAAGCGTCGCGATAAGGTGAAGGATTTCGTCTTCGATCTCCTCGCGCTCTGCCAGCTTTGGGAGCGCCTGCCGGAGGAAAGTTTCCGCCGGGGCGCGGTGGCGCGGGGATTGGCGGCGATCTTTGACCTGGCGCCTCAGTTCCCCGATGAACAGGCTGTCGGCGACTGGCTGCCGGCATTAAGCCAGGCGCGTGAAACCATGCGCCCGCTGCTGGAGGCGCGCAATGGCTCCTCAGCTCCGAGCGCCGCGCTCATCGGCCATTCGCACATGGATACCGCGTGGCTGTGGCCCATCGACGAAACGATCCGCAAATGCGCCCGCACGTATTCCAATGCCCTTTCGCTCATGGAGCAGTACCCCGAGTACAGCTTCATCCAGAGCACGCCGCTGCATGCGGAGTGGATGCGGCAATACTACCCGGCGATCTTTGAAAAGATCGTCCAACGCGTCGCCGAGGGGCGCTGGGAGCCAAATGGCGGCATGTGGATCGAGTGCGACTGCAACCTGACGGGCGGCGAGTCCATGATCCGCCAGTTCCTCAAGGGGCAGGCCTTCACCCGGCAGCACTTCAACTATCGCGCCGACACCTTCTGGCTGCCGGATACCTTTGGCTACAGCGCCGCCATCCCGCAAATCCTGCACGGCTGCGGCATCCGCTATTTCCTGACGACCAAGCTCACCTGGAACGAGTCCAATACCTTCCCCTACGACACCTTCTGGTGGCACGGCCTCGACGGGTCTCGCGTATTGACTCATTTCAACGACATTCACTGCTGGCCCGACCCGGCGACGCTGATCAACAAGATCGAGGGCGGCGGGCCAAAGGATTTCCGCTCGGTGGAAAATTACGTCCTGCACAAGGATGTCAACGACCGTCGCCTGATCTCCTACGGCTTCGGCGATGGCGGCGGCGGGCCGCAGTTCGAAATGATCGAGATGGCCCGGCGCTGTGTCGACCTGGAGGGTTGTCCGAAAGCTGGGCACACCACGGTCAGTCAATTCATGACGGAGCTGGAGGCGACATCCCGCAACGTGCCGGCCTACCACGGTGAATTGTACTTCGAGGGACATCGCGGCTCGCTCACCCAGATGGCCGCGATCAAGCGGAGCAACCGCAAGGCGGAGCTCGCCCTCCGCGACGCGGAGTTTCTCGCGACATTGGCCGGACTCCGCGCCCTCCCCTCGCCCCGGCAGGAGATCGCCGCGCTCTACGACACACTGCTCATCAATCAATTTCACGACATCCTGCCCGGCACCTCGATTCCCGAGGTCCATACCCGGGCCATCCGCGAACTGACCGAGGTCGTCGCCGGAGCCGAGAGCGTCTGCACCACCTTGCTCGGGCATCCCGAGGGGGATGCCGTCACGGTATGGAATACGCTGAGCTGGGAGCGCTCCGGGGTCCTGACTCTTCCCGATCCCGGCCAGGGCCTGATTCCTGCCGATGGCTCGCTGCGCTGCCAGCGTGTCACGGATCTGCAAAACCGCCCGCTCCTCCTGGTCGAAGGCTGGAGCGTGCCTGCACTGAGCGGCTCGACGCTTTCCCTCACCCCTGGCGTCTCCACCTCAGGCTCCGCCTTCCGGTGGACATCCCCCATCCTGGAAACTCCTCTGCTGCGGGTCGAGTTTGATGAGGCGGGATTCCTCCGATCGCTCCGCGACCGGAAGGCAGACCGCGAGATTTCCGCCCACGGTCTTGCGCTGAATACCTTCCTCTGCGGCGAGGACGTCCCGGAATCGTGGGACAACTGGAACATCGATGCCGACCAGCGCCGAAAGATGGCGCCCCAGCGGGAGTTGATCTCGCGGGCGGTCGTGGCCGACGGGATGCTGCAATTCCGCCTCCGGAGCACCTATCGCATCGGGAAGCAGTCAACACTCCGGCAGGACGTGATCTTCTTTGCGGATTCCACCCGCATCGAGTTTGAAACCGAGGTCGACTGGCAGGAGCGCCACCAGCTTTTGAAAGTCGCGTTTCCCGTGAATATCGTCGCCTCGTCGGCCCGCCACGAGATTCAGTTTGGCCATATCGAGCGAACCACGCGTCCGCGAAATTCCTACGAGCAGGCGATGTTCGAAGTCTGCAATCACAAGTGGTCCGATGTCTCGGAGAGCCGCTATGGGGTCGCGCTCCTGAATGATGGCAAGTACGGCGTTTCGGTCGAGGGCGCGGAGATACGGCTCACTCTACTCAAAAGCGGCTGCCTGCCGGACCCCAGGGCCGACCACGGCCTGCATCGGTTCACCTATGCACTCGTGCCGCATGCAGGGGGCTTCCGCGCGGACAGCGTCGTTCGTCCCGCCTACGAGCTGAATGTTCCGCTGCGGATCGGAGGCGCAGCGGACGTGAGCGCCGGGCCTCTTCTGGAGGTCGAAGATTCCAACATCATCGTGGAAGCCGTCAAGCCCGCCGAGGATGGAAATGGCTTTATCGTGCGTCTCTATGAGTGCGAACGAGCCTCCGGCCAAACGGCCATCCGGTTTTCAAGACAACCCGCCGAGGTGCTGCGCACCAACATGCTGGAGGAGGCTATAGGCACGCTTTCTTCAGAAAATTGCTTAATAGCGCTGCCCTATCGGGCTTTCGAGATCATCACCCTTCGTGTCCTTATGCATCAACAGGCAACGTCGGTCTCCGACTGA
- a CDS encoding glycoside hydrolase family 2: MNLSDASPSQTQREHDLPRSLPGRWILCDRARVESTEDSVIIAGGFFRQTETHGDGELRFILRAPEGAAEVQAWVGFRCRDRHSRYTVALRGGNNNHLHLARLAPDGGARFLGIAPLDFAPVVGKWYELRVVLDGLRIQVYLDGEESPRLDVVDDDKGWTCGSAVLGGGYLPTEITHFSIKPGVKARAMAAAPKATNRLTPGFRHADYHPLTVSSLHSVREEISLDGYWLFRPVKPGSSLEEARAVSCDETNWHTIDVPNLWTPFLSWLHGETTFHELEGVSSSKGINDKVWLEEMARVEGYGFDWKTTQEAWYRHHLVLPEDIAGRRFELRFGAVAKSCAVWINGCFAGSHVGMFGEVRIDASTHLHAGENVIAVQVLRNPENLSVKDDRIVGIAESVEVTVDMTSSLPKDIICHDPAGIWQPVTLIVTRDIKVSEVFVQPALDTARIAVSLDVPEEIATGLLRVSYAVRHLETGDILIMDDSVAEASAAELATLEFDLPTVSPLHWHPDAPHLYEVEIQLHRDGEMLDHHTTTFGFRTFETRGNRFYLNGQPYWLRGANHFPHGLRPNDREVARNFIALAREGNIRTTRFHVAPLTKAWAEEADRQGLLVSFEGIWPWLMLNGAPPSPALLDAWYDDFSSLVRKYRNHPSLILWTINNEMKFYLFDKTDKAMLRRKWEIVTRMIQTVRQLDPSRPIVADSGYVRRQYQEGYDTVVRPGGFDDGDVDDVHQYYSWYHPSYTTACHGEFAEGIASPDRPFISQELSSGYARNDDGLPVRFYLYKHGTPLALIGDLAYEHNDPAHFLNRLAFTTKETIEAIRRTNRDLAAGALNFSYLTWFKDVHTTSPAPWAPYHALKLALQPVLVSVELAGLHFFCGDTLRRTVVLINDAADASDLAAGTLIWEIVDPSGRVLSTGTQATPRMDYYSNTRIPVDFVMPRSVEGRCEADLRLRLVIDGRTVTENRYGILVATRQWAALSLAGRKSPADHMGWTPHRDSTVSPGATPYLIVRGDDEGVAQHLPALRSYVERGGRLLFLNAGKLLPIMLPGIVKSYRKVRGEIVHAFLPESPVFDGIESRDLAWFYSDGSTPALACEGVFRLDRDHPRTTILAQFCDYHNYLNNPEDIMEYTGTPLWECQLGSGLIVASEMNPAAVANDPIAARLEANLFAYIADVGNVEQRHTTQEGTVTT, from the coding sequence ATGAATCTCTCCGACGCCTCCCCTTCCCAGACTCAACGCGAGCACGATCTACCCAGGAGCCTGCCGGGCCGGTGGATTCTGTGTGATCGCGCCCGAGTGGAAAGCACTGAGGACTCGGTGATCATCGCCGGAGGGTTTTTCCGCCAGACGGAGACACACGGCGATGGGGAGTTGCGGTTCATCCTAAGAGCCCCCGAGGGAGCGGCAGAGGTGCAGGCGTGGGTGGGCTTTCGCTGCCGCGACCGGCACTCGCGCTATACCGTGGCTCTGCGGGGTGGAAATAATAACCACCTCCATCTGGCCCGACTCGCCCCCGATGGCGGAGCAAGATTTCTGGGAATCGCGCCGCTCGATTTCGCCCCGGTCGTCGGCAAGTGGTATGAGCTCCGCGTGGTGCTGGACGGATTGCGCATCCAGGTCTATCTCGATGGCGAGGAAAGCCCGCGCCTCGATGTGGTGGATGATGACAAAGGCTGGACCTGCGGCTCAGCCGTACTCGGCGGCGGATATCTCCCCACGGAAATCACACACTTCTCGATCAAGCCAGGAGTCAAGGCCAGGGCGATGGCCGCTGCCCCCAAGGCGACAAACAGGCTGACGCCGGGATTCCGCCACGCGGACTATCACCCGCTCACGGTCAGCTCGCTCCATTCCGTCCGCGAGGAAATCTCGCTGGATGGATATTGGCTCTTCCGCCCCGTCAAGCCCGGCAGTTCGCTGGAGGAAGCCCGCGCCGTTTCCTGTGATGAAACGAACTGGCACACCATCGATGTCCCGAATCTCTGGACGCCCTTTCTCTCCTGGTTGCACGGCGAAACCACCTTTCACGAACTCGAAGGCGTGTCGTCCAGCAAAGGGATCAATGACAAGGTGTGGCTGGAGGAGATGGCTCGCGTGGAGGGTTACGGGTTCGATTGGAAGACAACCCAGGAAGCCTGGTATCGTCACCACCTGGTGCTGCCGGAAGACATCGCCGGACGGCGCTTTGAGTTGCGATTCGGCGCGGTGGCCAAGAGCTGCGCGGTGTGGATCAATGGCTGCTTCGCGGGTTCCCACGTCGGCATGTTTGGAGAGGTCCGGATCGACGCCAGCACGCACCTGCACGCGGGCGAGAATGTCATCGCGGTGCAGGTCCTGCGCAACCCGGAGAATCTTTCCGTCAAGGACGACCGCATCGTGGGCATCGCAGAGTCCGTCGAGGTGACGGTCGACATGACGTCTTCGCTGCCCAAGGACATCATCTGTCACGATCCCGCCGGCATCTGGCAGCCGGTGACGCTGATCGTGACGCGCGATATCAAGGTCAGCGAGGTCTTCGTCCAGCCCGCCCTCGACACCGCTCGCATCGCGGTCTCCCTGGATGTCCCGGAGGAAATCGCGACGGGCCTGCTGCGCGTGAGTTACGCCGTACGCCATCTCGAGACCGGAGACATCCTGATCATGGACGACTCTGTCGCCGAGGCCAGTGCGGCCGAGCTGGCGACTTTGGAATTCGATCTCCCGACCGTGTCCCCGCTGCACTGGCATCCGGATGCGCCGCATCTCTACGAGGTGGAAATCCAGCTGCACCGAGACGGGGAGATGCTCGATCATCACACGACGACCTTCGGCTTTCGCACCTTTGAAACACGGGGCAACCGCTTTTACCTAAACGGACAACCGTACTGGCTGCGCGGGGCGAATCACTTCCCGCACGGGCTGCGTCCCAACGACCGCGAGGTGGCCCGAAACTTTATCGCGCTGGCCCGCGAGGGAAACATCCGCACCACGCGCTTTCACGTCGCCCCGCTGACCAAGGCCTGGGCCGAGGAGGCCGACCGCCAGGGGCTGCTGGTTTCATTCGAGGGCATCTGGCCGTGGCTCATGCTCAACGGCGCTCCGCCGAGCCCGGCGCTGCTCGATGCCTGGTACGATGACTTTTCCTCGCTGGTTCGCAAATATCGCAACCACCCGTCCCTCATCCTCTGGACGATCAACAACGAGATGAAGTTTTATCTCTTCGACAAGACGGACAAGGCAATGCTCCGGCGGAAATGGGAGATCGTCACCCGCATGATCCAGACCGTGCGGCAGCTCGATCCCTCGCGGCCCATCGTGGCAGACTCCGGCTATGTCCGCCGCCAGTACCAGGAGGGCTACGACACCGTGGTCAGGCCGGGCGGCTTTGACGATGGCGATGTCGATGACGTGCACCAGTACTACAGCTGGTATCACCCGTCCTACACGACGGCGTGCCATGGGGAGTTTGCCGAGGGAATTGCCTCACCCGATCGCCCCTTCATCAGCCAGGAGCTCTCGTCCGGTTACGCGCGCAATGACGACGGTCTGCCCGTGCGCTTCTATCTCTACAAGCACGGCACGCCCCTCGCCCTCATCGGCGATCTGGCGTACGAGCACAATGATCCCGCGCATTTCCTCAACCGGCTGGCCTTTACGACCAAGGAGACGATCGAGGCGATCCGCCGCACGAATCGCGACCTGGCGGCGGGTGCGCTGAACTTCTCCTACCTCACCTGGTTCAAAGACGTTCACACCACCTCGCCCGCACCATGGGCGCCGTACCACGCGCTGAAGCTCGCCCTTCAGCCTGTGCTGGTCAGCGTGGAACTTGCCGGGCTGCATTTCTTCTGCGGGGACACGCTTCGCCGCACGGTCGTCCTGATCAACGATGCCGCCGACGCCTCCGACCTCGCCGCTGGCACCCTCATCTGGGAGATCGTCGATCCATCCGGACGCGTACTCTCGACGGGAACGCAGGCGACCCCGCGAATGGACTATTACTCCAACACCCGCATCCCCGTGGATTTCGTCATGCCGCGCAGTGTCGAGGGTCGTTGCGAGGCCGACCTGCGCCTGCGTCTCGTGATCGATGGCCGCACGGTGACGGAAAATCGCTACGGCATTCTGGTGGCCACCCGCCAGTGGGCCGCGCTATCGCTGGCTGGTCGAAAGTCTCCGGCTGACCACATGGGATGGACGCCTCATCGGGACTCGACGGTTTCCCCGGGCGCCACTCCCTACCTGATCGTTCGCGGAGATGACGAGGGCGTCGCGCAGCATCTCCCCGCCTTGCGCTCCTATGTCGAGCGAGGCGGTCGCCTGCTCTTCCTGAATGCCGGGAAGCTCCTTCCCATCATGCTGCCGGGCATCGTGAAATCCTACCGGAAGGTGCGCGGTGAGATCGTCCATGCCTTCCTGCCGGAGTCTCCGGTCTTTGATGGCATCGAGAGCCGCGACCTCGCCTGGTTTTACTCGGATGGCTCAACGCCCGCGCTCGCCTGCGAAGGCGTCTTCCGGCTGGATCGGGATCATCCGAGAACAACGATCCTCGCGCAGTTCTGCGATTATCATAACTATTTGAACAACCCCGAGGACATCATGGAATACACCGGCACTCCGCTCTGGGAATGCCAGCTCGGGTCAGGGCTCATCGTCGCGAGCGAGATGAATCCCGCCGCGGTGGCCAACGACCCGATCGCCGCCCGCCTCGAGGCCAACCTCTTCGCCTATATTGCGGACGTGGGGAATGTGGAACAGCGTCACACCACGCAAGAGGGAACCGTGACGACCTGA
- a CDS encoding alpha/beta hydrolase: MYRLLLLTLLMSIAPVGLAQSTPAPLIVPVWPGKPPGEISAEPEADLPARNDDVQRTTNVSAPTITVYPAAKTTRPSPAVLICPGGGYSYLAINKEGTEIAAWLHSLGVTGVVLKYRVPNNKAGALQDAQRAMALIRSHAAEWNIDPERLGIMGFSAGGNLAAATAAQGAEKTYAAIDEVDRQSSAVDFAALIYPAYLTDKTGALAGQFSNLSTYPPTFIAVTQDDKLCAPGCLRFFEALNQAGVRTDLHIFSEGGHAWALRQKSLPVKAWPDLCAAWLSNLPSPAR; the protein is encoded by the coding sequence ATGTATCGCCTCCTCCTCCTCACACTCCTGATGTCCATCGCACCGGTCGGCCTGGCACAGTCCACACCTGCGCCCTTGATCGTGCCGGTGTGGCCGGGCAAACCGCCGGGAGAAATCTCCGCAGAGCCCGAAGCCGACCTGCCTGCGCGCAATGACGACGTCCAGAGGACGACCAATGTCAGCGCGCCGACCATCACGGTTTATCCGGCGGCAAAGACGACTCGCCCGAGCCCCGCCGTACTCATCTGCCCGGGTGGCGGATACAGCTATCTCGCGATCAACAAGGAGGGGACGGAGATCGCGGCCTGGCTCCATTCGCTGGGCGTGACCGGTGTCGTGCTCAAATACCGCGTCCCGAATAACAAAGCCGGCGCCCTGCAGGATGCGCAGCGCGCCATGGCCCTCATCCGCTCGCACGCCGCAGAATGGAACATCGACCCCGAGCGGCTCGGCATCATGGGATTCTCCGCCGGGGGAAACCTCGCCGCCGCCACCGCGGCCCAGGGAGCCGAAAAGACCTACGCGGCCATCGATGAGGTCGACCGACAGAGCTCCGCGGTGGATTTCGCCGCGTTGATCTACCCGGCCTATCTGACGGACAAGACCGGCGCACTCGCCGGGCAATTCTCCAATCTCTCGACTTATCCTCCGACCTTCATCGCTGTCACGCAGGATGACAAACTCTGCGCTCCCGGCTGCCTGAGGTTTTTCGAGGCGCTGAATCAGGCTGGCGTACGGACCGATCTTCATATCTTTTCCGAGGGAGGACATGCCTGGGCGCTGCGTCAGAAATCCCTCCCTGTGAAGGCGTGGCCCGACCTCTGCGCCGCCTGGCTGAGCAACCTCCCCTCTCCCGCCCGATGA